In Entelurus aequoreus isolate RoL-2023_Sb linkage group LG02, RoL_Eaeq_v1.1, whole genome shotgun sequence, one genomic interval encodes:
- the LOC133630396 gene encoding gastrula zinc finger protein XlCGF17.1-like, translating to MEQEDPQPSHIKEEEEGHSVSREGEHPVIRVVVKSEDEEEADHCGGSQADVAPPSDVAPQADVAPPSESDDTTSHSADTEEEDSKDNETRHADHKSLKCSQCDKTFSTKSNLNVHMRIHTGEKPYVCCVCGKRFSQKAQFETHMRTHTGEKPFSCSVCGKKFTRNERLRIHTRIHTGERPFCCSACGKTFCDKGSLIKHTRTHTGEKPFICSLCGTSFKNYSALSKHKRTHTGEKSFSCTVCNKKFAHSESLTTHARIHTRERPFPCSICGKSFSVKCNLIKHTRTHTGERPFSCSVCGKTFSVKCNLVTHSRTHYCRTQLKDPKPPICAP from the coding sequence ATGGAGCAGGAGGACCCACAGCCCTCCCATATCAAAGAGGAGGAAGAAGGTCACAGCGTCAGTCGGGAGGGCGAGCACCCAGTGATCCGTGTGgtggtgaagagtgaagatgaagaagaagctgaCCACTGCGGAGGATCACAGGCAGACGTAGCTCCACCATCAGACGTAGCTCCACAGGCAGACGTAGCTCCACCATCAGAAAGTGACGACACGACGTCTCACTCTGCTGACACGGAGGAAGAAGACTCCAAAGATAACGAGACACGTCACGCTGACCACAAAAGCTTGAAATGCTCTCAGTGTGACAAAACCTTCAGCACCAAGTCCAACCTGAACGTACACATGAGGATCCACACAGGAGAGAAACCTTACGTGTGCTGTGTTTGCGGCAAAAGGTTCTCCCAAAAGGCCCAGTTTGAAACGCACATGCGAACGCACACCGGGGAGAAACCCTTCAGCTGCTCGGTTTGTGGAAAAAAATTCACTCGAAATGAACGTTTGAGGATACACACAAGAATACACACCGGGGAGAGACCCTTCTGCTGCTCGGCGTGCGGCAAAACCTTCTGCGACAAAGGTAGCTTGATAAAACACACAAGGACGCACACCGGAGAGAAACCTTTCATCTGCTCACTCTGCGGCACAAGTTTCAAGAACTATTCCGCGCTGTCGAAGCACAAAAGAACGCACACCGGAGAAAAGTCCTTTAGCTGCACTGTGTGCAATAAGAAGTTTGCTCATAGCGAGAGTTTGACAACGCACGCAAGGATACACACCAGGGAGAGACCATTTCCCTGTTcaatttgtggcaaaagcttctCAGTCAAGTGCAATTTGATAAAACACACACGGACGCACACCGGGGAGAGACCGTTTTCCTGTTCAGTGTGTGGTAAAACTTTCTCTGTGAAATGTAACTTGGTCACACACTCAAGAACACATTATTGTCGCACGCAGCTAAAGGACCCCAAGCCGCCCATTTGTGCACCTTGA
- the LOC133630275 gene encoding oocyte zinc finger protein XlCOF6.1-like — protein MKHIKEEQVEPQPPHIKEEDSVSQDGDHLQGLEDFPVICVIVKSEEEEVKDESEERSEAERPSSSSTQHLTTEGDGGGSPADLAPLSDSDGTTSHSADTDEDEDSGRTRHADNTHLKCSQCDKTFVSIGNLKRHMRSHTGEKPFVCSVCRKRFSQKVHWRAHMGTHAREKLCSWPGCNKRLCDSSALDRHMRTHTREQAHSCSVCDKRFNERKELDRHMRRHAEEKPFSCSICGLGCERNADLKVHLRLHTGEKPFSCKICGVGFARNADLTVHVRRHTGEKPFSCSVCGLGFVRNGYLKIHMRRHTGEKPFGCSSCDKCFCDQTNLVKHMRTHTGEKPYPCSSCNKSFGEQKYLVKHMRIHTGEKVFSCGVCDERFSYKYQLNKHSCVADNSSTK, from the coding sequence ATGAAGCACATTAAAGAGGAACAGGTGGAGCCAcagccccctcacattaaagaggaagacagCGTTAGTCAGGATGGCGACCATCTTCAAGGACTGGAGGACTTCCCAGTTATTTGtgtgattgtgaagagtgaagaagAAGAGGTCAAAGATGAAAGTGAGGAGAGGAGTGAGGCGGAGagaccaagcagcagctcaactcaacacctgACAACAGAAGGTGATGGTGGAGGATCACCAGCAGACTTAGCTCCACTGTCAGATAGTGACGGGACGACGTCTCACTCTGCTGACACTGATGAAGATGAAGACTCTGGTAGGACGCGTCACGctgacaacactcacttgaaATGCTCTCAGTGTGACAAAACCTTTGTTAGCATTGGAAATCTGAAGAGACACATGAGAAGTCATACCGGAGAGAAACCATTTGTGTGCTCTGTTTGCCGTAAGAGATTCTCCCAGAAGGTGCATTGGAGAGCACACATGGGAACACACGCCCGAGAGAAACTATGTTCCTGGCCAGGCTGCAACAAACGTTTGTGTGACAGCTCGGCGTTGGACCGACACATGAGGACGCACACCAGAGAACAAGCACACTCCTGCTCTGTCTGCGACAAACGTTTTAACGAGCGTAAAGAATTGGATCGACACATGAGAAGACACGCTGAAGAAAAACCCTTCTCCTGTTCAATCTGCGGTTTGGGTTGCGAACGAAATGCCGATTTGAAAGTCCACCTCAGGTTGCACACTggggaaaaacctttttcctgtaaaATCTGCGGCGTAGGTTTTGCGAGAAACGCAGACTTGACGGTGCACGTGAGACGACACACCGGCGAAAAACCCTTTTCCTGCTCGGTGTGCGGTTTAGGCTTCGTAAGAAATggctatttgaaaatacacatgaggagacacaccggagaaaaacccttCGGCTGCTCGAGCTGCGACAAGTGCTTCTGTGACCAGACCAACCTTGTGAAACACATGAGGACGCACACTGGCGAAAAACCATATCCCTGctcaagctgcaacaaaagctttgGTGAACAAAAATACCTGGtaaaacacatgagaatacacactggagagaaagtgTTTAGTTGCGGTGTGTGTGATGAGAGATTCTCTTATAAATACCAGCTGAACAAACACTCGTGTGTCGCCGACAACAGCAGCACTAAATGA